The following proteins are encoded in a genomic region of Prosthecobacter sp. SYSU 5D2:
- a CDS encoding VWA domain-containing protein — MILRHPEWLALLPVLLLAGWGLPRLGLLRPLRILLLGLVTLILAQPQWRRLADGVDLWLLLDSSASAEKPMAKGLPEWEKLLEQSRGANDRLFQISYAGEVMRRGAEGAALYDRERQSTRTGLAISQTLVHAQRESAGRPARLLVLTDGYATEPLTGIAEKLQQQGIELDYLLARDPEPTDYRVAALRLPAKAQLGEPFLIEIEVRGTLDGTVPLKVLRQGRELKAADVQVRLGSGIVRFTDRLSSAGVAHYEALIQPVTDAHPGNNRHEAMIEIAGGPRVLLLTAYTDDPVATTLQRQGFTVEKVTDLRSVRPGQLAGAKCVIFNNVPAFELPGEFLAAMDFYVREQGGSLLMAGGQKSFAAGGYFESALDPLLPVSMELKQEHRKLMVAMGIVMDRSGSMSMTVKNGFTKMALADEGAANAIKFLGPHDLLTVFAVDSEAHQMVPLQPVGPNREKMESAVRRIESTGGGIFVYNGLKAAWDQLKNAPAGQRHIILFSDAADSEQPDDYKNLIAEIVANSGSISVIALGTRADPDAAFLEDIATRGKGRLFFTDQAEELPSIFSQETVAVARSAFLRDPVKTQPANGWFEITSQPLTWLPEADGYNLSYIRDWASQALLTKDEYAAPLVSFGQRGIGRSAAVSFPLGGEFSSKIRAWPKYGDFLQTLTRWLMGEQLPPGIGLKHGLEGSVLTLDLLHDDTWEERLMAKAPRILLAHGAAASSPREIAWERLSPGHYQARVYLPEGEMVRGAVQIGTQALSFGPAIVGTSTEWAFDETRTEELKQVSQTSGGRELRELHQAWRTPRTERFVDLRNELLILALILMLLEALITRTGWHLPQWAFAGWKPKPARIKTPAYSRTAQPVEKPAAKPAAPPVEPTHPPQPDINRQSRFNRAKRK; from the coding sequence ATGATCCTCCGTCACCCCGAATGGCTCGCCTTGCTGCCCGTCCTGCTTCTGGCCGGGTGGGGGCTGCCGCGTCTCGGGCTGCTGCGGCCATTGCGCATCCTTTTGTTAGGTCTGGTCACTCTCATCCTCGCGCAGCCGCAGTGGCGGCGGCTGGCGGATGGCGTGGACCTGTGGCTGCTGCTGGACAGTTCCGCCTCCGCTGAAAAGCCCATGGCCAAAGGCCTGCCGGAATGGGAAAAGCTCCTGGAGCAGAGCCGGGGTGCCAATGACCGTCTCTTCCAGATCAGTTACGCAGGCGAGGTCATGCGTCGCGGCGCGGAGGGCGCGGCCCTATATGACCGCGAGCGCCAGTCCACCCGTACCGGCCTGGCCATCTCCCAGACCCTCGTCCATGCGCAACGAGAGAGCGCTGGCCGCCCTGCACGCCTGCTCGTTCTCACCGATGGTTATGCCACCGAGCCGCTCACTGGCATCGCCGAAAAACTCCAGCAGCAGGGTATCGAACTGGACTACCTCCTGGCCCGCGATCCCGAGCCCACCGACTACCGCGTGGCCGCCCTGCGTCTCCCCGCCAAGGCCCAGCTTGGCGAGCCATTCCTCATCGAGATCGAGGTGCGCGGCACCCTCGACGGTACCGTTCCTCTCAAAGTCCTCCGCCAGGGCCGGGAACTGAAAGCCGCCGATGTCCAGGTCCGCCTCGGCTCTGGCATCGTCCGTTTTACGGACCGCCTCAGCAGCGCCGGAGTCGCCCATTACGAGGCACTCATCCAGCCTGTCACCGATGCCCATCCCGGCAACAACCGCCACGAGGCCATGATCGAGATCGCCGGCGGACCGCGCGTACTTTTGCTCACCGCCTACACCGATGACCCCGTGGCCACCACCCTCCAGCGCCAGGGTTTCACGGTGGAAAAAGTGACCGATCTCCGCAGCGTCCGTCCCGGCCAGCTTGCCGGGGCCAAATGCGTCATCTTTAACAACGTGCCTGCCTTTGAGCTGCCGGGCGAATTTCTAGCCGCCATGGACTTCTACGTCCGCGAGCAGGGCGGCAGCCTGCTCATGGCCGGAGGCCAGAAAAGCTTCGCCGCCGGCGGCTATTTCGAATCTGCACTGGATCCCCTCCTGCCCGTTTCCATGGAGCTCAAGCAGGAGCACCGCAAGCTCATGGTCGCCATGGGCATTGTCATGGACCGCAGCGGCTCGATGAGCATGACCGTTAAAAACGGCTTCACCAAAATGGCCCTCGCCGATGAAGGCGCCGCCAATGCCATCAAATTTCTCGGTCCGCACGATCTCCTGACCGTCTTCGCCGTGGACAGCGAGGCCCATCAAATGGTCCCCCTCCAGCCCGTCGGGCCCAACCGTGAAAAAATGGAAAGCGCCGTGCGCCGCATCGAGAGCACAGGCGGTGGCATCTTTGTTTATAACGGCCTCAAAGCCGCCTGGGACCAGCTCAAAAACGCCCCCGCCGGTCAGCGCCACATCATCCTCTTTTCTGATGCCGCCGATTCCGAGCAGCCCGATGATTACAAGAACCTCATCGCCGAGATCGTCGCCAACAGCGGCAGCATCAGCGTCATCGCCCTCGGCACTCGCGCGGATCCTGATGCCGCCTTCCTGGAGGACATCGCCACCCGGGGCAAAGGCCGCCTTTTCTTCACGGACCAGGCCGAGGAACTGCCCAGCATCTTCAGCCAGGAAACCGTCGCCGTCGCCCGCAGCGCCTTTCTACGCGATCCGGTCAAAACCCAGCCCGCCAACGGCTGGTTTGAGATCACCAGCCAGCCGCTCACCTGGCTCCCGGAGGCCGATGGCTACAACCTCAGCTACATCCGCGATTGGGCCAGCCAGGCGCTCCTCACCAAGGACGAATACGCCGCCCCGCTCGTCTCCTTTGGCCAGCGTGGCATCGGTCGCAGCGCCGCTGTCAGCTTTCCATTAGGCGGCGAGTTTTCCTCCAAAATCCGCGCTTGGCCCAAGTATGGCGATTTCCTCCAGACCCTCACCCGCTGGCTCATGGGGGAGCAGCTTCCCCCCGGCATCGGTTTAAAACACGGCCTGGAGGGCAGCGTCCTCACCCTGGATCTCCTCCATGATGACACCTGGGAAGAGCGCCTCATGGCCAAAGCCCCCCGCATCCTCCTCGCCCACGGAGCCGCCGCCAGTTCCCCGCGTGAAATCGCCTGGGAGCGCCTTTCCCCCGGCCACTATCAGGCCCGCGTGTACCTGCCAGAAGGCGAGATGGTGCGCGGAGCCGTGCAGATCGGCACCCAGGCACTCTCCTTCGGCCCCGCCATCGTCGGCACCAGCACCGAGTGGGCCTTTGATGAAACCCGCACCGAGGAACTCAAACAAGTCTCCCAGACCAGCGGCGGCCGCGAGCTGCGCGAGCTCCACCAGGCCTGGCGCACCCCCCGCACTGAGCGCTTTGTGGACCTGCGTAACGAGTTGCTCATCCTCGCCCTCATCCTCATGCTCCTGGAGGCCCTCATCACCCGCACCGGCTGGCACCTGCCCCAGTGGGCCTTCGCCGGCTGGAAGCCGAAACCCGCCCGCATCAAAACTCCCGCCTATTCCCGCACTGCGCAGCCCGTGGAAAAACCCGCTGCGAAACCCGCCGCCCCACCCGTGGAACCCACACATCCTCCGCAGCCGGACATCAACCGCCAAAGCCGCTTCAACCGGGCGAAGCGCAAGTGA
- a CDS encoding BatA domain-containing protein, with amino-acid sequence MPTFAHPLALWALLGIPVVLAIHFLQRRSRRLTVTTLFLLQQLQRESEKGNRIERLRLSVPLWLQLLMVLLFTWLLAGPRWVKNDAVHRIALVLDSSASMQAFRPAVDKAVRDSLSKILLPGARAELTLLSTDVTAPSLYYGASTSDLLSSLPAWQPLLGTHDFTPALRSARSLVGPQGAVLLITDHPLPAPAAFDAKVLSIGQETPNVGWAGVTVEEKEGQWFWRALVRNESAAPQQRDWHAEAAGKATAPIQITLAPQESRTLSGPFLEAESAGQLKLILSSDDFTLDDQLPIVQPRPKTLTLHAPPGKDPSSREIADLFSLFANTALEGQTAQADVRILTWPPSIALENNQHACIFASPSKADNPPPLRGLIVGEAHPLIEGLNWQSLFVREGMVIPQDPRDRVLLWQGDRPLISLRQTPDGARQLFCHFDLASSNARKLPALAVLLHRFLESIRQEKIAPMSANYDVRQRLDVAHVRGEDAAPLVLKTDGLPAQTIPVHQAHLLRAPATPAFFQITQGDQTLLIAASHFADTREADLTQARPFDESSSLDVRQIDTLQESDPNWRLWTLLLLALLLASWWWGRDKTVPTVPLNLHLKQA; translated from the coding sequence ATGCCCACCTTCGCCCATCCTCTCGCCCTCTGGGCCTTGCTGGGCATTCCCGTGGTCCTGGCCATTCACTTCCTTCAGCGCCGCAGCCGCCGTCTCACTGTCACCACTCTTTTTCTGCTGCAGCAACTTCAGCGGGAATCGGAAAAGGGGAACCGTATTGAGCGCCTGCGCCTATCCGTCCCCCTCTGGCTGCAACTCCTCATGGTGCTGCTTTTCACCTGGCTGCTGGCCGGTCCGCGTTGGGTGAAAAACGATGCCGTTCACCGCATCGCCCTGGTGCTGGACAGCTCGGCCTCCATGCAGGCCTTTCGCCCCGCCGTAGATAAAGCCGTTCGCGATAGCCTGTCTAAAATCCTCCTTCCCGGTGCCCGCGCAGAGCTCACGCTGCTCAGCACGGACGTCACCGCCCCCAGCCTGTATTACGGAGCCTCCACCTCGGACCTCCTGTCCTCCTTGCCCGCCTGGCAGCCCCTCCTCGGCACGCACGATTTCACCCCCGCCCTGCGCAGCGCCCGCAGCCTCGTCGGCCCACAGGGAGCTGTCCTCCTCATCACCGACCACCCTCTGCCCGCCCCCGCCGCCTTTGACGCCAAAGTCCTCTCTATCGGCCAGGAGACGCCGAACGTCGGCTGGGCCGGCGTCACCGTGGAGGAAAAAGAAGGCCAGTGGTTCTGGCGTGCCCTCGTCCGAAATGAAAGTGCCGCCCCTCAGCAACGCGACTGGCATGCCGAGGCCGCAGGCAAAGCCACCGCCCCCATCCAGATCACCCTCGCCCCCCAAGAATCCCGCACTCTCTCCGGCCCCTTTCTGGAAGCCGAATCCGCCGGTCAGCTCAAGCTCATTCTCTCATCCGATGACTTCACCCTGGACGATCAACTCCCCATCGTCCAGCCCCGCCCGAAGACCCTCACCCTCCACGCCCCCCCCGGCAAAGACCCCTCCTCAAGGGAGATCGCCGACCTCTTCAGCCTCTTTGCCAATACGGCTCTCGAAGGCCAGACCGCCCAGGCCGATGTCCGCATCCTCACCTGGCCCCCCAGCATCGCTTTGGAAAACAACCAGCACGCCTGCATCTTCGCCAGTCCCTCCAAGGCCGACAATCCACCGCCCCTGCGGGGCCTCATCGTCGGCGAGGCCCACCCCCTCATTGAAGGCCTGAACTGGCAGTCGCTCTTCGTTCGCGAAGGCATGGTTATCCCCCAGGACCCGCGCGACCGCGTCCTCCTTTGGCAGGGCGACCGCCCCCTCATCAGTCTTCGACAGACCCCCGACGGGGCCCGCCAGCTTTTCTGCCACTTTGACCTCGCCAGCAGCAACGCCCGCAAGCTGCCCGCCCTCGCCGTCCTCCTGCATCGTTTTCTTGAAAGTATCCGCCAGGAAAAAATCGCCCCCATGAGCGCCAATTACGACGTCCGCCAGCGTCTCGATGTCGCCCATGTAAGGGGTGAAGACGCCGCCCCCCTGGTCCTCAAAACCGATGGCCTCCCCGCCCAAACCATCCCCGTTCACCAGGCCCACCTCCTCCGCGCCCCCGCCACTCCCGCCTTCTTCCAGATCACCCAGGGAGACCAAACCCTCCTCATCGCCGCTTCCCACTTTGCCGATACCCGCGAGGCCGACCTCACCCAGGCCCGCCCCTTCGATGAATCCTCCAGCCTCGATGTCCGCCAGATCGATACCCTCCAGGAGTCCGACCCCAACTGGCGCCTCTGGACACTCCTTCTCCTCGCCCTCCTCCTGGCGAGCTGGTGGTGGGGCCGGGATAAAACGGTGCCAACGGTTCCCCTAAACCTACACCTCAAGCAAGCCTGA
- a CDS encoding fatty acid desaturase encodes MTKPAFQLNLSGILFFGLHALAISAFFVKPDLTAILLCVGLFLIRKFGITGGYHRYFSHRSFKTSRWFQFVLAWLGGMSAQKGALWWAAHHRHHHQHSDQEDDIHSVKQQGFYWAHVGWVLAPDYNEYDAKRVKDLTKFPELVFIDRHHIIPPLFLAVATYLFGFLMTGTAMGGVMYFLWGFCLSTVILYHTTFAINSFCHLLGTRRYETGESSRNSFILAIVTLGEGWHNNHHYYPHCARQGFFWWEFDPTYYVIKLLKVVGIVHEIKEPNARVLEGKEATASLG; translated from the coding sequence GTGACTAAGCCAGCATTCCAACTCAATCTTAGCGGCATCCTGTTCTTCGGACTCCATGCCCTTGCCATTTCGGCCTTTTTCGTGAAGCCCGATCTCACCGCAATCCTTCTTTGCGTCGGCCTCTTTTTGATCCGTAAATTCGGTATCACCGGCGGGTATCACCGCTATTTCTCGCACCGTTCCTTCAAGACTTCCCGCTGGTTCCAGTTCGTCCTGGCCTGGCTGGGTGGCATGTCCGCCCAAAAAGGCGCGCTCTGGTGGGCCGCTCATCACCGTCATCACCACCAACATTCCGACCAGGAAGATGACATCCATTCGGTCAAGCAGCAGGGTTTCTATTGGGCCCACGTTGGCTGGGTGCTGGCTCCCGATTACAACGAGTATGACGCCAAACGCGTGAAGGACCTCACCAAGTTCCCCGAACTCGTCTTCATTGACCGCCATCACATCATCCCACCTCTCTTCCTCGCCGTCGCCACCTACCTCTTCGGCTTTCTGATGACCGGCACAGCCATGGGTGGCGTGATGTATTTCCTCTGGGGCTTCTGCCTCAGCACGGTGATCCTTTATCACACCACTTTCGCCATCAACTCCTTTTGCCACCTTCTGGGCACCCGCCGTTACGAGACAGGGGAATCCAGCCGCAACTCCTTCATCCTCGCCATCGTCACCCTGGGCGAAGGCTGGCATAACAACCACCACTATTACCCGCACTGCGCACGCCAGGGATTCTTCTGGTGGGAATTTGACCCGACCTACTACGTCATCAAGCTCCTGAAAGTCGTCGGCATCGTCCATGAGATCAAGGAGCCCAACGCCCGCGTGCTGGAAGGCAAAGAAGCCACCGCATCTCTCGGCTGA
- a CDS encoding DNA topoisomerase III translates to MPKALIIAEKPSVATDLARALGKAPGMTPFTKEKDYFENETHVISSAVGHLIELGMPEVNGKKIGWGWTHLPIMPDEFELKPIEDSADRFKLLSRLMKRKDVDSLINACDAGREGELIFRYIVEAAGIKKPVKRLWMQSMTQGAILAAFQKLRSDDEMRPLADAAKCRSESDWLVGINSTRALTALNSRNGGFRLTPAGRVQTPTLTILAKRELEIQAFVPRTYFEVHGLFGVTAGEYEGRWFDESFKKDENDEHKKPERLWDLEKAQAIVQRCLGKPGKIEQVTRPTKQIAPLLYDLTSLQREASNRFGFSARRTLQIAQALYEKFKVLTYPRTDSRFLPEDYVGTVKETLGTFAKQDTRKPGALPQDLGSHAATALDNGWVRPFKRVFDTSKVSDHFAIIPTGLIPPKELPEAEQKLFDMVSRRFVAVFFPPAEFEVTTRITRIERDAFKSEGKVLVAPGWLAVYGKKAAEEAAAEGDSKSKLLVLAKDGDTAKTLELQTEEMQTKPPARFTEATLLSTMEGAGKLVEDEELAEAMSERGLGTPATRAAIIEGLISDKYIERVERNIAVTTKGLSLIDQISQIGIEALSSPELTGQWEYKLRQMEQAKLDRSSFMRDIRRLTNEVVEKTKAYHKVAKDRVYPDFDAKCGVCGHRGFEQKEDYVSCKNPDCKVRVYKVIAGHELGEDRLRELIEKRFLPPMEGFRSRLGKDFTAGIEIKDDGKTAFVFPGGENDPDAPPPFDFDKATPIAPCPVCKLKKRNGQIYETTEHYICNVAAKDAKACNGRIPKVLCKKEISVENAVKFFTEGKTDLIEGMISKRGRPFSSFLLCKAGEKRLLGWEFPPREAKPKAPPKPKKGRFAKKEAAPEAPES, encoded by the coding sequence ATGCCCAAGGCCCTCATCATTGCAGAAAAACCCAGCGTGGCTACCGACCTTGCCCGTGCCCTCGGCAAGGCGCCGGGCATGACCCCTTTCACGAAGGAGAAAGACTATTTCGAAAACGAAACGCACGTCATCTCCAGCGCCGTCGGTCATTTGATCGAGCTGGGCATGCCGGAGGTGAACGGCAAAAAGATCGGCTGGGGCTGGACTCACCTGCCCATCATGCCGGATGAGTTTGAGCTGAAGCCCATCGAGGACAGCGCGGACCGTTTCAAGCTGCTGAGCCGCCTCATGAAGCGCAAGGACGTGGACAGCCTCATCAATGCCTGCGATGCCGGCCGTGAGGGGGAGCTGATTTTCCGCTACATCGTGGAGGCTGCCGGAATCAAAAAACCCGTCAAGCGCCTCTGGATGCAATCTATGACCCAGGGGGCCATCTTGGCCGCGTTCCAAAAGCTGCGCAGCGATGACGAGATGCGCCCGCTGGCCGATGCCGCCAAGTGCCGCAGCGAGTCCGACTGGCTGGTGGGCATTAATTCCACCCGCGCCCTCACGGCACTGAATTCCCGCAATGGCGGCTTCCGACTCACCCCGGCGGGCCGTGTGCAGACGCCGACGCTGACCATCCTGGCCAAGCGTGAACTGGAGATCCAGGCCTTCGTCCCGCGCACTTATTTCGAAGTGCACGGCCTCTTTGGCGTGACCGCTGGCGAGTATGAAGGCCGCTGGTTTGACGAGTCTTTTAAAAAGGACGAGAACGACGAGCACAAGAAACCCGAGCGTCTTTGGGACCTGGAAAAGGCGCAGGCCATCGTCCAGCGCTGCCTGGGCAAGCCTGGCAAGATCGAGCAGGTCACCCGGCCTACCAAGCAGATCGCGCCGCTGCTGTACGACCTCACCAGCCTGCAACGGGAGGCCAGCAACCGCTTTGGTTTTTCCGCCCGGCGCACCCTCCAAATTGCCCAGGCCCTGTATGAAAAGTTCAAGGTCCTGACCTATCCCCGTACCGATTCCCGCTTCCTCCCGGAAGACTACGTCGGCACCGTGAAAGAAACACTGGGCACCTTCGCCAAGCAGGATACCCGCAAGCCCGGAGCCCTGCCGCAGGATCTCGGCAGCCACGCCGCCACCGCCCTGGACAACGGCTGGGTGCGCCCCTTCAAGCGTGTTTTTGACACCTCCAAAGTCAGCGACCACTTTGCCATCATCCCCACCGGCCTCATCCCGCCCAAGGAGCTCCCGGAGGCTGAGCAAAAGCTCTTTGACATGGTCTCCCGCCGTTTTGTGGCCGTCTTCTTCCCCCCGGCGGAGTTCGAGGTCACTACCCGCATCACCCGCATCGAAAGAGATGCCTTTAAAAGCGAGGGCAAGGTCCTCGTCGCTCCGGGCTGGCTGGCCGTCTATGGCAAAAAAGCCGCCGAAGAAGCCGCTGCCGAAGGCGACAGCAAATCCAAACTCCTGGTCCTGGCCAAAGATGGCGACACCGCCAAAACCCTGGAACTGCAAACGGAGGAAATGCAGACCAAACCGCCCGCCCGCTTCACCGAGGCCACCCTCCTTTCCACCATGGAAGGTGCTGGCAAGCTCGTCGAGGACGAAGAACTGGCTGAGGCCATGAGCGAGCGTGGCCTGGGCACACCGGCCACCCGTGCGGCCATCATTGAAGGCCTCATTTCGGACAAATACATCGAGCGTGTGGAGCGGAACATCGCCGTCACCACCAAGGGCCTGTCACTCATTGACCAGATCAGCCAGATCGGCATCGAGGCCCTCAGCAGTCCGGAGCTCACCGGCCAGTGGGAATACAAACTGCGCCAGATGGAGCAGGCCAAGCTGGACCGCAGCAGCTTCATGCGCGACATCCGCCGCCTCACCAACGAGGTGGTGGAAAAGACCAAGGCCTATCACAAAGTTGCCAAAGACCGCGTGTATCCGGACTTCGACGCCAAATGCGGCGTCTGCGGCCATCGCGGTTTTGAGCAAAAGGAGGACTATGTCTCCTGCAAAAACCCGGATTGCAAAGTCCGCGTTTACAAGGTTATCGCCGGTCATGAGCTGGGCGAAGACCGCCTGCGCGAGCTGATCGAAAAACGCTTCCTTCCCCCCATGGAAGGCTTCCGCAGCCGCCTGGGCAAGGACTTCACCGCCGGCATCGAGATCAAGGATGACGGCAAAACCGCCTTCGTTTTCCCCGGCGGCGAGAACGATCCCGACGCCCCGCCTCCGTTCGATTTCGACAAGGCCACCCCCATCGCCCCATGCCCTGTCTGCAAGCTCAAGAAGCGCAACGGCCAGATCTACGAGACCACTGAGCACTACATCTGCAACGTCGCCGCCAAGGACGCCAAAGCCTGCAATGGCCGCATCCCTAAGGTTCTCTGCAAAAAGGAAATCAGCGTCGAAAACGCCGTCAAATTCTTCACGGAAGGGAAGACGGATCTCATCGAAGGCATGATCTCCAAAAGAGGCCGCCCCTTCAGCTCCTTCCTGCTCTGCAAGGCGGGTGAAAAACGGCTTCTCGGCTGGGAATTCCCGCCGCGTGAAGCCAAACCGAAGGCTCCGCCGAAGCCTAAAAAAGGCCGTTTTGCTAAAAAAGAAGCAGCGCCAGAAGCACCGGAATCTTGA
- a CDS encoding sulfatase, with protein sequence MRSLLASLLCLLSAAAAHTAPPNIVFIMADDLGYTDVGAFGSEYYETPNIDKLASQGMKLTSYHHCQNCQPTRAALLSGQYAPRTGTYTVGDIGRFEWQTRTLRPVENVAALSLDKITFAQSLKKSGYATGMFGKWHLGNGPDYHPGQRGFDEAIESNGKHFDFQTSPKTEYPKGQYLADFLTDKAVDFIQRHKDHPFFLYVPHFGVHSPIHAKEELIEKFKAKPGVGGHNNPVYAAMIASVDESVGRVMAELEKQGLAENTVLIFTSDNGGVGGYVREGIKKKGDTTDNTPLRSGKGSLYEGGTRVPFIVRWPGVIPPGAQNGTPAIHVDMYPTFLDLAGAPAPENYTLDGESLVPLFKDAQAGLKRDAIYQHFPGYLGADPGTWRTTPVGLIQKGPWKLMEFFEDGRLELYNLDQDIGETKNLASEMPEKAQQMRTQMVAWRKEVGAKMPTPNTPTDAPKAKGKGKGKGKGKKKKAE encoded by the coding sequence ATGCGCTCTCTCCTTGCCTCCCTTTTGTGCCTGCTCTCTGCGGCGGCGGCCCATACGGCCCCGCCTAACATTGTATTCATCATGGCGGACGACCTCGGCTACACGGATGTGGGTGCTTTTGGCAGCGAGTATTATGAGACGCCGAACATTGACAAGCTGGCGTCCCAAGGGATGAAGCTGACCAGCTACCACCACTGCCAAAACTGCCAGCCCACCCGCGCTGCGCTCCTGAGCGGACAGTATGCCCCGCGCACCGGCACCTACACCGTCGGTGACATCGGCCGCTTTGAATGGCAGACACGGACCTTGCGCCCAGTAGAAAACGTGGCGGCCCTCTCCCTGGACAAGATCACCTTTGCCCAGTCTCTGAAAAAGAGCGGCTACGCCACCGGCATGTTCGGCAAGTGGCATCTCGGCAACGGGCCGGACTATCACCCAGGGCAGCGCGGTTTTGATGAAGCCATCGAATCCAATGGCAAGCACTTTGACTTCCAAACCAGTCCCAAGACCGAATATCCCAAAGGCCAGTATCTTGCCGATTTCCTCACCGACAAGGCCGTGGATTTCATCCAGCGTCACAAGGACCATCCCTTCTTTCTTTACGTGCCGCACTTTGGGGTGCACTCGCCCATTCATGCGAAGGAAGAGCTGATTGAAAAATTCAAAGCCAAGCCCGGTGTTGGCGGTCACAACAACCCTGTTTATGCCGCCATGATCGCCAGCGTGGATGAAAGCGTGGGCCGCGTGATGGCCGAGTTGGAAAAACAGGGCCTGGCGGAAAACACGGTGCTCATCTTCACCAGCGATAACGGCGGCGTTGGCGGATACGTCCGTGAAGGCATCAAGAAAAAGGGCGACACCACCGACAACACTCCTCTGCGCAGCGGCAAAGGCAGCCTTTATGAAGGGGGCACCCGCGTGCCCTTCATCGTCCGCTGGCCAGGAGTCATCCCGCCAGGGGCGCAAAATGGCACCCCCGCCATCCATGTGGACATGTACCCCACCTTCCTGGACCTCGCCGGAGCGCCAGCCCCAGAAAACTACACTCTGGATGGCGAGAGCCTGGTCCCGCTTTTCAAGGATGCCCAGGCCGGCCTGAAACGCGACGCCATCTACCAGCACTTCCCCGGCTATCTCGGTGCCGATCCAGGTACCTGGCGCACCACCCCTGTCGGCCTTATTCAGAAAGGCCCCTGGAAGCTCATGGAGTTCTTCGAAGATGGCCGCCTGGAGCTTTACAACCTGGACCAGGACATCGGCGAAACCAAAAACCTGGCCTCCGAGATGCCAGAAAAAGCGCAGCAAATGCGCACCCAGATGGTCGCCTGGCGGAAAGAAGTGGGCGCCAAAATGCCCACTCCCAACACCCCGACCGATGCGCCCAAGGCAAAGGGGAAGGGCAAAGGGAAGGGTAAAGGGAAGAAGAAAAAGGCTGAGTGA
- a CDS encoding YfbK domain-containing protein produces MKPSPHENPDLTAYALGELHARQAKDIHALLADCPSATHELEQVEAVTDALRQGAPIPQERLRPEQRHAVLYPANLPRRMAPMAPRPSQRRPSVLWPVISFGLKAAAVVALTGAAYFIGRSGLGDAGDIGGVAAAPSSPAVQSQELSAPPVVERPFTPAPALKPRPMVAAPALPLPDPAPKKELAVAAIPLPAEKTEPVLTQNKPKVLEVQAAPVPMVAKGRPKNQRPLPMTTPGRHVEFVNASRHPVDQFALTPAQIRPLPVKVDKNQLLAAPAPLKQAPEPKETPRSNRTPDLYIHSWQADVASCPWNENHRLLRVTIQLPADQPAARTGSTYPLRVSFDPNNVREYRQLCERHQPAAELRQAGTHVVWYEYQPNGLSDTARTVATVTLDKGHFTTQTVGPFDSTRLSIQDRGLTWSSAREDFIFDSAVVGFGLLMRGVPSTPELDHDLVLRLAEKSKGKDATGERARFIKLVREAADAAGL; encoded by the coding sequence ATGAAACCGTCCCCTCACGAAAACCCTGACCTCACCGCCTATGCGCTGGGAGAGCTGCACGCCCGTCAGGCCAAGGACATCCATGCGCTGCTGGCAGACTGCCCCTCCGCCACGCATGAGCTGGAGCAGGTGGAAGCCGTCACCGATGCGCTCCGCCAGGGGGCCCCCATACCCCAGGAGCGCCTCCGCCCGGAGCAGCGTCATGCCGTACTTTACCCGGCCAACCTTCCCCGCCGCATGGCCCCCATGGCTCCGCGTCCGTCTCAGCGTCGCCCTTCCGTCTTATGGCCGGTGATAAGCTTTGGCCTGAAAGCGGCAGCCGTAGTCGCCCTTACCGGAGCCGCCTATTTCATCGGCCGGAGCGGCCTGGGGGATGCCGGGGACATTGGCGGAGTTGCCGCTGCACCCTCCTCCCCCGCTGTGCAGTCTCAAGAGCTCAGCGCCCCTCCCGTCGTGGAAAGACCGTTCACGCCAGCTCCCGCCCTGAAGCCCCGGCCTATGGTAGCCGCCCCGGCCCTTCCCCTGCCAGATCCGGCCCCTAAAAAGGAGCTGGCTGTGGCTGCCATTCCTCTTCCAGCAGAAAAAACTGAGCCCGTCCTCACGCAGAACAAACCGAAGGTCCTGGAGGTCCAGGCCGCTCCCGTCCCTATGGTGGCCAAAGGACGGCCAAAAAACCAGCGTCCTCTGCCCATGACCACACCCGGCAGGCATGTGGAGTTTGTCAACGCCAGCCGCCACCCGGTGGACCAGTTTGCCCTGACTCCCGCCCAGATCCGGCCGCTGCCGGTGAAGGTGGACAAAAACCAGCTCCTCGCCGCCCCGGCCCCGCTCAAGCAGGCCCCGGAGCCTAAAGAAACCCCGCGCAGCAACCGCACCCCTGATTTGTACATCCATTCCTGGCAGGCCGATGTCGCTTCCTGTCCTTGGAATGAAAACCACCGTCTGCTGCGCGTGACTATCCAGCTCCCCGCTGACCAGCCAGCCGCACGCACAGGCTCCACCTATCCGCTTCGCGTCAGCTTTGATCCCAATAATGTCCGTGAATACCGCCAGCTTTGTGAACGACACCAGCCTGCTGCTGAGTTGCGCCAGGCCGGTACCCATGTCGTCTGGTATGAATACCAGCCCAACGGTCTTTCGGATACCGCACGCACCGTCGCCACGGTCACCCTGGACAAAGGCCACTTCACCACCCAGACCGTCGGCCCCTTTGACAGCACCCGCCTCAGCATCCAGGACCGGGGCCTGACCTGGTCCTCCGCCAGGGAAGATTTCATCTTCGACAGCGCCGTCGTCGGCTTTGGCCTCCTCATGCGCGGCGTGCCCAGCACTCCGGAGTTGGACCACGACCTCGTGCTCCGCCTGGCTGAAAAATCCAAAGGTAAAGACGCCACCGGTGAACGCGCCCGCTTCATCAAGCTCGTCCGCGAAGCTGCTGATGCCGCCGGTTTGTGA